The region NNNNNNNNNNNNNNNNNNNNNNNNNNNNNNNNNNNNNNNNNNNNNNNNNNNNNNNNNNNNNacagagagagaaagagagaattttaacatttatttattttttctaggttctcggcaaacacaacatctttgttggtatgtggtacggctgaggatcgaactcgggccgcacgcatgctaggcgagcacgctaccgcttgagccacatccccagcccccaatctttctttttttttaaaaaaatatttttttagttgtagttggacacaatatctttattttatttatttatttttatgtggtgctgaggatcgaacccagttccttatactgctctactgctgagccccagccccatacatcTAtctacctccccctccccctttccctctccctcccccttcccccttcccctccccttccccctccccctctacctcccccttccccctccccctctacctcccccttccccctcccccttccccctcccccttccccctcccccttccccctcccccttccccctcccccttccccctcccccttccccctcccccttccccctccccctcggTCCTGGAGATTGAGTCCAGGCCTCCTGTCTTCTCCCTCTCCTGGTGAGAgctttctattttgagatttaGTGGCCTCAGCCCAGGCCTAATTGTAACAGCAGCAGTGGCTGCCCATCCCCTGTGTAACCTTCAGACAGAGTAGGTGACATTCAATCTCATTGATCACACAGCAACCCTGTGGAAAAGGGCAGTGTTGAGCccatttaaaaaggaggaaactgaggcttagagtcGGAGCGTTGTGGGGATTCCAGCCTGGGAGGCCCTGGCTTCCTGGCTTCATGTCACAGGATTACCAGCAGCTTACCTTGAAGGAGCCCAAGCAGTGCTTCCCACCTTGACCTCAGGCTGCACCCGGGGACACAGAGACCCAGTGATGCCAGAAGGTCGTGTGGGGGAGTGGACTGAGGATctaccccagggccttgcacttacgaggcaagtgctctactactgagctacacccctagcactttttattttgtattttaagacagggtcaccctaagttgctgaggctggccttgaacttgtgatcctcctgcctcagcctccctagtcgctGGGATTAGTCGTATACCACCGCGCCGGCTCTGAGGCTCCTTTTCTTGAGCCCTTGCCTCGTGTTGCCACCAGTCCTGCCTCTGTTCCCAGAGAGGAAGACCTTCCATGGGGCTGGGAATTGAGCCAAACAAGACAGCCCATGAGCTCCCCTGCCACGTCAAGGGCCTCCCTCCACAGGTAGCCATAGAAATCCCTCCTCACCTGGGCACAGGAGTgtccacctataatcccagccacatgggaggctgaggtgagaggattGTTCAAGGCCAGCTCGAGCAAtatagtaagaccctatctcaaaattctaaaaattttaaaaacaagaagacgggggggggggtgctggggctggggctcagtggtagagcgcttgcctgtgtgtggcactgggtttgagcctcagcgccacataaaaataaataagtataaaatttgatttttttttaaagaagtagacAGGAATTTTCTattcaacattttatttgaaaattttcaaatgcaGCAACCTGGGAAGGGTTTTACATGGAGCACAGTCATGCTCGCCCTGCCCATATCTGATCATTGGTCCATTCATTAAATTaggcagccaggtgcagtggcccacgcctgtaatcccagtagcttaggaggctgaggcaggaggatcacggtttcaaaaccaacctcagcaatttagcaaggccctgagcaacttggcaagaccctgtcttgagaTGGGTAAAAAGGGcggggtgtggcccagtggttaagtgcccccccCTTCAATCCCAGgagcaaaaaccaaacaaagtGAATTAGGCAGAAGGTGATTTATTTAATGCAACAAATAAGGCCGCACAGTTCCTGGAAAGGCTGGAACTGGCTCTGGTAGGACCTTGGGGGTGACCCGCAGGGGGCTGCTCCTCCAGGGCTGCCCAGTCAGCCTCAATGCTGCCTGGAGGCCAAGCAGCTGTGACATTTCCATGTTGGTGACAGGACCCTAGAATTTGCCTTGGGAACGCCAGCGTCCCCAGCCCACACTTGGCAGCGCAGCCTGACAAGCTGCACTTGGGAGCCTGTGTGCCACTTCTCCCCCAAGTCCCAGGACATGGGTCTCCTGCCATGCTCCCGCCGTCCCAGGGCCTCGCGGCAGGCAGACGGGGCAGGGCCTCTCACAGCCTCACAGCACAGGGGGCCAGGCTTGGGGCTCTGTGTGCCCGCGGGGAGCTATCTGCTGCCCGCTTAGCGCTGCTCTCAACCACACTGTCATGGTGTCCCCGAGCACCCACCCTTCCTCCCACGGACGTGTGGCCTCCTAGGTGCGGGGAAGCCAGGAGACAGGCCTGCAGGTCAGGAGGCTTGCCAGGCGGGAGAAAGGACAGAGAGGctcctgggtcactgggggctGAGCTCAGCAGCCGGGGCCTCTGGCACAGCGGTCCCCTCGCTCGATAAGATAAATGGCCCCTTCCCTCCAGCCCGCTTCTCGGGCCAGGTGGGCTTTGCAGGCAAGGAGGactgttggggatgcaaatcaagtcaagatggcacctgacagtttgccaggaggagtggtttgtgaagcaccaccagggagccattaagctgatgaggattccttattggctgcctgctgtatctggatgatgctcattgagttaagctgtgtgtaattagttgggtgtATGTACCTCTGCTGTCTCGCAGAGGAGCGACTCccgctaccttgggtgcccactactttgagttctcgctcagttcccgctgagtttcCCTGCAGTAAAGTAGTTCCcttttcaaccttcaagttgcttgtcacctcccggttatttgcccagccagactgcggcagaggcCGAAGCCTGGAAACATGAGGATGACACCTGAGGCCAGGCTGTGGGAACCCGTGGCCCATAACGTAGATTCTTAGAAAGGGGGCCACCTGGTGAATCCCGAGTCCTCAAAGCAGAAGGCCTGGTGGGGCAGGGAGGCTGGTGGGTCGCCTCCCGGGGCCTAGAACTTCTGGCTGTACTTCCTGCAGTCCTCTAGCTCTGACTTGGTGGCATCCTTGGGGATGACCAGGAACGTATTGACTCTGGGCGAACAGCACCTCTGGGAGTCACGATGGTAGGGGTACCGCAGTCCACAGCAGCTCCACTTGCCATCCTTGGGGTCCAGGGCCGCACTGCCACAGCGCCTCCAAGTCTCCAAGTAGATCACCTGCATGCTGCCTGGGGGCCAGAAAGGGCTCAGCCAGggcctggcagggctgggggtggggctgccaGCCTCTGGCACCTTGCCTAGTTAAGCTGCTCTCTCTCCCGGGAGCTGCCTCTACCCCCAGACTCCGCCCCCACCTGGCCACACCTTCTCGTCCTCCTCCCTGGTTgacccagtcctattttattctcttcctttttttttttttttaattttctgtggctttattgagatgtaattgaTCACGATAAACTGCACATATTTCAGGAGTATGAAGCGTTTCAGGTTTTTTGATATtggagatggagcccagggccttgcaagcgCTTGAACATCaagctataccccagcccaaatttaatAAGTCTTGATGGACAGGTACACCCGTGAAACCGCCACCCCACCCCAGCTGTCCCCATGCCTTTGTTAtctcagccccttcctccccactccccactgCACAGCCACAGGTCTTCTGGagatttgtttgcattttttagaAACCTATACAACTGCCCTtacatagtatatatttttaaaaaaatttctttaaagaaatactgGTCATCGCCAGACCTTATGGTGCCGTCCTTGCtcataatcctagcaacttgggaggctgagacaggaggattgcaagtttgaggccagcctgggcaacttggcgtGGCCCTAGTGacttagcaagaatctgtctcaaaataaaaagggctgtggatgtggctcagtggtaacatgcctctgggttcaatccccagaacccaaagaaagaaatgctgTTCAGGCTACACCaagttgatttttaatttgtaatcatagaccagcaatttttaaaaacatgctcaGAAGACTGTCCTGTCCGCAGCCACCTCACTCCACTGCCTCCCCTCAGAAGGCCCAGCCCTCCCACCACCTCACCCCTATATTCACCCTTGGATTCTTGCTTCCAGGAGGTCACAGTGGGCAGGAGCTGTCCCTTACAGCATGGCTGCAGCAGGAGGCCGAGGGCTGTGGAGGAGAACCAGTGCTGGGTGTGGGCTCTGCCCAACCCGGGGACCAAGGAGGGCCAGGTGGGAGGGGGCTACTACCTGAGAAGACGAGGAGCAGGGTCCTCCAGCTGGCTCGGGCCCCGGGCTGCATCACTGCTGCTGCAGGCCTGCCTCGCGGGTTCCCAGGGCGCCACAGCCCCTGCCACAGCTCGGCTTCCTGAGCAGGTCCAGAGGCCCTCGGATTCCTGTTTGGGTCTTTCCTGATTAGCCTCCCAGGAGCCTGTCACTCCTGTGGAGATTAGTCAGAGTGACCCTTCAGGGTCATGGGATCCATTCTGTGCCACTTCCGTGCCTCCGTCCACCACAGGCCCCACCTCGTGTGTTCCTGTGCTTCTGCAGGCCAGCCCCTGTGTGTCCGGTGCTCAGGGACACCCACCCAGTAACTGAGGGCAGAGTGGTCCTTGGCCTGGAAGCTGAAGGAAACTCCTTCCTGAATGAACCAGGTGTGGGGGGCCGGGCAGGGGGCTTCCTCCTGCGTCTGGACCGTTCCACAGATCACAACTTCCTCTCTGGGAGGAGAGGTGATGGTTTCTGGAATTGGAGCTGTGCTTCCAAAGATAGgcacttagcattttcttttcttatttttaaaaatagaagaacaatTCATGTGCACTgtagacacatttttaaaatcacaaataaggAAAAGGGACCACTTCACCATGCCAGCATTCAGTGATCACCACAGTCAATGTGTGGCACTTCCATGAATTATTGTTTCACTCATCAGACCCTCTCTGAGTGCCCACCTGGGCTTGGCTTTGTGCTGGACAGTGCTGAGGACACAGCAGTGATGAGACCACGCTGTGTTGCCCTGTGACAGCTCCTCCCTAGACAGCCTAGACAGGCCAGGGCTGGTCCCGGGAGTCCAGGAGGCTGGGACAGTCCAGCTAGCAGAGGGCTTCCTGAACTAGGGCCAAGGGCTCAGGTCTGAGAGGAAACGTATTTTCAGCACCGAAAAGAGCCCTGGGGGTCGGAAATGCGTTCATCATAGGGACCCTTGGGTCACTTTAGGAAGGCTGATCCGTGGGTCATTTTAGGGACCTGGGATTCACTCTTGAGTCAGTGTAGGCCATTGAAGGATTGTCCGCAGGACAGTACCTGGATCCTGTGTTCGCTTCAGTCTGGTggctccaggtgtgtgtgtggtgggggagcggggggtggggtggggtgctgggTGGGTCCAAGAGTGTGGGGAGGAGGATGAGCCGGGAGAGGCAGCCAGCCTCCTGGGGCTCGGATGAGTTTCAGAATGTGCAGTTAGGCAGCCTGTGGCGGCccacacctgcagtcccagcaactcgggaggccaaggcaggaggatcacaagttccaggccagcctgggcaaaactagtgagaccctgtctcaatttttttttaaacagatgggagaggcaggagatttagctcagtggtaaagtaccctgcgTTCCACCCCCCCACTACAAAATTGATAAAAATCAAGTACTTGTATGGGGCATGAGattcaaaaggaagaaatccCACCACCCATCCTTCCCTGTTTCCCCTCGATTCCTCCAGCCCCCGCAGGCACTGCTTCACCAGGTCTTTTTTGGCATTTGCCAAAGAGAAGGTTTCCATGTTTTATGACTTGCTGGCTTCCTGGGGGTTGGGCTGGGTGCTCTGCTCTGCAGTGGCAGGCCCCCCTCCTGCAGGGTGCACAGTGTCTGTCTTCCTGCAGCCCCTTCTCCGTGTGGTGACATCACTCTCACCATGGCTCCATGCTGAGCTACCCTGGTGAGGAATTCATTTCCTCCATTTGCAAGGAAGCAGCCCTTGGGGAGGTGCCTGCCGTCCCTAGACTCCTGCAGCGGGAGGTGTCCTGCCCCCTGTCTTAGCAACTTGCTTCCTGAGGAAGGAGTTACATCCCAGCCACCTAAAGGTCCCCATGCAGGAAAACGGCCACATGGTACAGTTGACTGTGGCCAGAAACTTGGCTGCCTGGACTCTGGGTGGAGATGGCCTCCTTTCCCCTGGGCCTTTCTGGCACTCGCTAGTGTCCACGGTGCCCATGGCCTGGAGCCCTGGGGCTGGGAACATTGGAGCCAGGAGTTTGGGCTGTTGTTGATGCCCTTGGACGAGGGGCAGCAGTAGAGTGAGAAGCCACTTTCCCCTGAGAAATGCCAGTCACTGgggccggggtgggggtggggagtctcTGGTGAAGACAGAGGAGGGGCACCTGAGCAAGAGGAGTCTTCGGCCTAGAGGAACAGACATCTCCTGGCAGCAGGGGGTGACGCATGGCATCTGTGCTGTGCCCCACCCAGGGCTGAGGACACTGTGACTGAATCAGGCCCAGGCCCTGACTTTATAGGCCTCACAGTCCAATAGGGGATGCAGACTTGTCACCACATAGTGACAACCCAGAATGTTCGGAGCAGGGTGGGAAGCCAGGGGTCTGGGAGTTgggggaggcttcctggaggcagCTGAGGTGAGGTGCTGTGGTGTGGCAGACAGATGAAGGGACAAGTCTCGGGGCAGAGAGACCCACATAACCCACGGGCAGAGGTCAGACCAGGAGGCAGGATGTGTTTTCAGAAACAGAATTCCTaacagggctgggaggaggccgCTGAGCGCACTCACCTCCCGGAGCTTCCTCACCCCCTCTGGCTGCTCTTTTTCCAGTCCTGCCAGTGGCATTTTGACCTCGTTTCCCGGGGCTCAGTTTACACACCCAGGAAGTGACAGAACCAAGATTGGGGTCTAGGTCTGCGTCTGCAAAGTCCTGTCTGCCATGTGTGACTCTTGGCCTGAACCAAGGTTTGTGCAGGACCCTGGCCTCCTGGGCAGTCCCTCCGCAGGGCCATCAGGTGGGCGGGAGGACCCTCGTCCTGGAGAGGAGGAACGAGGGCTGAGAGGGGCAGTACTGTGCCCATGGCTACATGGCAACACTTGGACTTGACGGTCAGTGAGACTTTTTTCATTGGGTACACAGGCAGGAGGTGAAGGAGCGGCGGTGACATGCTATGATAAAAGTCCCAGCAGAGTGACCATAGCGTGGGTGAACAGCCTGGGCAGGTGTCGCGGTGTGGAGGTGAGGTGAGGTGTGAGGCGTGGATGTGGATGTGGatctgagacaatgcaagaacgttCAGGGGTAAATGATCAGATTAGGAGAACTGTAGCCCagcggtggattaatccacttgagtgGATGAACTGGGGAACTGCcagcaggtaggatgtggctgcaGGATGTAGGCACTCGGGCATGTCTCTGGGGTCTCAATTTTGTCCCTCTTGAGCAGACCTCCCTCTCTGCATCCTGgatgtcatgtcctgagctgttttccttccGCACGCCCTCTCCGGGTCTGcgtcacctcaggcccagagctatggcgTCAGCCAGCCCTGGATGaccctctgaaaccctgagcaaagtgaacttctcctcctctgcatggtccttgtcaggtcttttggtcacagtgacaggaAAGCTAACCAAGACAGCAGGTACTGCCGGGTGCCTTGGGAAAGCCACCTGTTAGTCCTCAGCTCCTGGGGAAAGCAGTCTCCTTTCAGTCCTCGGGCAGGACAGGCATCAGGCAGTGAAGGTGTAAAATTAGTAACAGGAATGGTACACGCCATTGCAGTGCTTATAATAGCATCCAATACAGTAAATTTGAGGAACGAAGGAAATAGGAGCCATTCATTCCCTAGACGTTTCCCTAGTGCCTTCTCAGCCGGGGGTCTCTGGGAACCTGCCCTTCCTGAGCCCACAGCCCTTGTCTGGGAGCTGACGGAGGCGCTGCCTGGAGAGCAGGGAGAATTCGCCAGTGAGGCCTGAGGGAACCTGAAACAGCGAGACCTGCTTTTTGGCAAATGGCAGCTCTAGCTGGAACGTTTCTATAATTATTGGAGAGGAAGACACTGGATCTATGTTTAAAAACCAATTTAACCCAGAATAGTCAGTGTCGGGATAGGGAAGCCCAGAAGCTTTGGGCGCCTTGAAGACGTGTCTGACCCAGCCTAGGGTTCAGGGAGGGCTGCCTGGGAGAGGGGCAGTCCAGCTGGGATCTGAAAGATGAATTGGGACAAGACAGGAGAAGAGAAGTAGAGGAAGGGTGTCCCAGGCAGAGGTGAACAGGACAGCTGGCCCAGTCCTTGCAAAGTGTGTGGCTCAGTGAGGGAGACAGAGCTGTCAGCAGGGATGCCCCGGGGtagaagggctggggtgtagaCACAGGGCTAGGAGATCTCAGAGGGAGGTGAGGTGGGGAGCTTCCTGAGGGAGAAACACCTGAGCTGTGCCACTGAAGGACAGACAGGAATGAGCAGGTGTGCAGCAGAGGAAGCTGGTAAAATGAACAGGTTCTTTGAAAAGAGCAataccagggctggggtggggcccagTGGCAGACCACctgccagcatgtgtgaggcaccaggtttgattctcagcaccatgtatcaataaattaaataaaggtccattgacaacttaaaaaaaattaaaaaaggagaaaacatcaATACCAATTGAGGGgggaaaggaaaatacaaatttcctagaaaggaatgaaaaatgaaacatcAGGACAGATCCCAACTTTAGGATAACAAGAAAGTTATGAACAATTTAGCTAGTAAATTTGGCAACGTAGAGGAAATGACCAATTTCATGGAAAAACAAAGTATTGATACaagaagaaataggaaatctttttttttttttttttttaatttctcagcggacacaacatctttgttggtatgtggtgctgaggatcaaacccgggccgcacgcatgccagaggagcgcgccactgcttgagccacatccccagccccagaaatagGAAAtcttgagccaggcacagtggtgcacacctgtgatcccagggacttgggaggctgaggcaggaagatcacaaattcaaggccagcctcagcatttagggagcccctaagcaactcagtaagaccctgtctctaaataaaattcacagtagggctggggatgtggttcagtggttgagtacctctgagttcaatccctgctaccccacacacaaaaaaaaaaaaaaagaaagaaagaaaaaggacatcTCAATAGTCATATACCTGTTAGAGACATTGAATCCATAACTAAAAACCTTTCTGTAAAGACACCTACAGGCCCAGATGGCCTCACTGGTGAATTCTTCTAGACATTTAGGAAAGAAGTGATAATATTGCCCAAACTCCTTTCGGTAAAAACATTCGGTAGAATATTGATATCAAAACCTCACAAAGCCATTATAAGACAGGGAAATTTTAGGCCAAAGTCTCTCTTTCATGGATATGGGTTcagttagaccaggacgcaagaaaagaccactgactccaattaaaatcaaattaaagcaagctatTATTTCCACCcgctgggctgcctctcccatcTAAAACCgagggaacaagacagcagctgcagctttcctgcagcccagctttatagcccagaaagttacacaaagggggggttagagataacagaactctgacagcaTCACAggaatggtagtttacatttttgctggctggccccaacatcagaatttatgaagaccattagagcctcagagagggtcgttgtctggccagggaaggccaagacttgtgaggcgtcactaaggtttcagagagggctgctgtctggtcagagagccaggcatgggtgagttcaagtggcacgggcaggcatttcaagcaggttcagaatttgcagtaatttatagtaaagccgaaattagcttttcatggctttgtggcgagatggctcccaattttaagaaaagatcaggttgggtctatcagtaTCCTAgacaaaaatattagcaaataaaatccAGCAATATAAAACAAGGGTTATCCATTATGTCCTAGTGGAATTTATTCTAAAACTGCAAGGTTGTTTTGAAGATTAATTGGCCTCAGGAACAGCATAAAGGAGAAAAGCCATATTATACAGGAAAAGCGGCTGATAGAGTTTACCACCTGCTCATGATCAACTCTTACAAACCCTTACAAACACTCTGTCCAGTGCTGGGGTAAGACAAGGGTCCCCTTCTAGTCAGTACTGTCCTGGCGGTTTTAGCCAGTGTGATTAcgcaaaaaattaattaattaagcacACAAAGATTGGAAAAGAAGTCAGTTGGTTATTGACTAATGACATGATTACATATGTGAAGAAGCaaaagaatctgaaaacaaactCAAGTGATTTTAGCAAGGTTGCtggatacaagatcaatatataaaaatcaattgtattgaTATACATTGTCAATAAGCAActggaaaatgaattttaaagtgcCATTCACAGCATCAAAACCTCAAAATATGTAGGAATAAATTGGATAAAAGATGTGAAAGAACTCTaactccagtaccacaaaatactGCCGAGAGGAACTAAGGAAGACCTGGAGAAGTGGGAGTGTTACCCCATGGACTCCAAGACGCAGTAGAGTTATTAAGAATGTCCAGCCCTACATGGTGAGGCCTGCCTATAATCCagaggctcaggcaagaggatggcaggttcaaagccagcctcagccgtttagcaaggccctaagcaacttagcaagaccctgtctcaaaatagaaaataaaaagggcttgggatgtggcccctgggttcaatacctgatatccaaaaaagaaaaaggaaaggacacCACAACGAGATGTCATTATATACCCATCAAAATGCTGAGGTTAAAAAGATCGACAGCACCCTGGAGGTCTCAGACACTGCCTTGTGGAGAATG is a window of Ictidomys tridecemlineatus isolate mIctTri1 chromosome 15, mIctTri1.hap1, whole genome shotgun sequence DNA encoding:
- the LOC144370766 gene encoding uncharacterized protein LOC144370766 translates to MQPGARASWRTLLLVFSALGLLLQPCCKGQLLPTVTSWKQESKGSMQVIYLETWRRCGSAALDPKDGKWSCCGLRYPYHRDSQRCCSPRVNTFLVIPKDATKSELEDCRKYSQKF